The following are from one region of the Mycolicibacterium helvum genome:
- the pspM gene encoding phage shock envelope stress response protein PspM, protein MAVTPDKPGFVARQWRSVMQRGIDTVSEYADVAAQKLSAAADPRARLLRKRRWALRLALFFGFASVFWVLVTGLLATWSTPVWALLITGVIAAGAAVPATLLLLRYRWLRAEPLPPQRQASGRRLPPHGSVARPSMSALGASERGFHSLLGVMTRGNMLPPEEIRELTEAADRTAATMAATAAEVVSMERAANETPHSRSYLAPTINAFTAQLNAGVRQYNEMVTAAAQLVSAANTGSMSSSPMSQQRYRNELAGATDRLMGWAQAFDELGQLRRA, encoded by the coding sequence ATGGCGGTGACACCGGACAAACCGGGATTCGTAGCGCGCCAATGGCGTTCGGTCATGCAGCGCGGAATCGACACCGTCAGCGAGTACGCCGACGTGGCGGCCCAAAAGCTCAGTGCTGCTGCCGATCCACGTGCCAGGCTGCTGCGCAAGCGGCGCTGGGCGTTGCGGCTGGCTCTGTTCTTCGGCTTTGCATCGGTGTTCTGGGTGCTGGTCACCGGGCTGCTGGCGACATGGAGCACACCGGTGTGGGCGCTGCTGATCACAGGTGTCATCGCCGCGGGTGCCGCAGTACCCGCGACCCTGCTGTTGTTGCGCTACCGCTGGCTTCGGGCCGAGCCGCTGCCGCCGCAGCGTCAGGCCAGCGGCCGACGGCTGCCGCCGCACGGGTCGGTTGCCCGGCCGTCGATGTCAGCGCTGGGCGCCTCCGAGCGGGGGTTTCATTCCCTACTGGGTGTGATGACGCGCGGGAACATGCTGCCGCCAGAGGAGATTCGCGAGCTGACCGAGGCCGCCGACCGCACCGCGGCGACCATGGCGGCGACTGCCGCCGAAGTGGTCTCGATGGAACGCGCCGCGAACGAGACCCCGCATTCGCGGTCGTATCTGGCGCCGACCATCAACGCGTTCACCGCTCAGCTCAATGCCGGTGTGCGGCAGTACAACGAAATGGTGACCGCCGCAGCGCAACTGGTGTCGGCGGCCAACACCGGCTCGATGTCCAGTTCGCCGATGTCCCAGCAGCGCTACCGCAACGAGCTGGCCGGCGCGACCGATCGCCTGATGGGCTGGGCGCAGGCCTTCGACGAGTTGGGCCAGCTCCGTCGGGCCTAG
- a CDS encoding glycosyltransferase, producing MRVAVVAGPDPGHAFPAIALCLRLAAAGDGPVLLTGTEWLDTARAAGIEAVELAGLDPTDGDDDTDAGEKIHRRAARMAVLNVPILRGLKPELIVSDVITVCGGMAAELLGIPWVELNPQPLYLPSRGLPPLGSGLAPGTGIRGRGRDAILRALTARSVKEGQRQRSAARVEIGLPANEPGPVRRLIATLPALEVPRPDWPAEAVVVGPLHFEPTAAVLPIPPGDGPVIVVAPSTATTGAAGVAELALKHLVPGRTLPAGSRVVVSRLGGQDVEVPPWASVGLGRQDELLGHADLVICGGGHGMLSKTLLAGVPLVVIPGGGDQWELANRVVRQGSARLIRPLAAEALVTEVGEVLSSPEYREAARRAGESIRQVTDPVRVCHEATGTAG from the coding sequence GTGCGCGTCGCGGTGGTGGCAGGCCCGGATCCCGGCCATGCGTTTCCCGCGATCGCGCTGTGCCTGCGCCTGGCCGCCGCCGGGGACGGCCCCGTCCTGCTGACCGGCACCGAATGGCTGGATACGGCTCGGGCGGCCGGTATCGAGGCCGTCGAACTCGCTGGTCTGGACCCCACCGACGGCGACGACGACACCGACGCCGGTGAGAAGATTCACCGGCGTGCGGCGCGAATGGCGGTGCTCAACGTGCCGATCCTGCGCGGGCTCAAACCCGAACTGATCGTCTCCGACGTCATCACCGTCTGCGGCGGGATGGCTGCTGAACTGCTGGGCATCCCGTGGGTCGAGCTGAACCCACAGCCGTTGTACCTGCCATCGCGGGGCCTGCCGCCGTTGGGCAGTGGGCTGGCGCCAGGCACCGGTATCCGTGGCAGGGGGCGGGATGCGATCCTGCGGGCCCTGACCGCTCGGTCGGTGAAGGAAGGCCAGCGCCAACGCTCGGCGGCGCGGGTCGAGATCGGATTGCCGGCCAATGAGCCGGGACCGGTACGCCGGCTGATCGCCACCCTGCCGGCGCTGGAGGTGCCGCGCCCGGATTGGCCCGCTGAAGCCGTCGTCGTGGGCCCGCTGCACTTCGAGCCGACGGCCGCGGTGTTGCCGATTCCGCCGGGGGATGGTCCGGTGATCGTGGTGGCGCCGTCGACCGCCACGACCGGAGCCGCCGGCGTGGCTGAGCTGGCGCTGAAACACCTGGTGCCTGGCCGCACCCTGCCTGCGGGTTCCCGGGTGGTGGTCTCGCGGCTCGGTGGCCAGGATGTGGAGGTTCCGCCGTGGGCGAGTGTCGGCCTCGGACGGCAGGACGAGCTGCTCGGCCATGCCGACCTGGTGATCTGCGGGGGCGGGCACGGCATGCTGTCCAAGACGCTGCTGGCCGGCGTGCCGCTGGTGGTGATCCCAGGCGGGGGTGACCAATGGGAGTTGGCGAATCGCGTTGTCCGACAAGGCAGTGCGCGTCTGATCCGGCCACTGGCAGCCGAGGCGCTGGTGACCGAAGTGGGTGAGGTGCTGTCGTCGCCGGAGTATCGGGAGGCCGCCCGGCGCGCGGGGGAGAGCATCCGGCAGGTCACCGATCCGGTACGGGTGTGCCATGAAGCGACGGGGACGGCTGGGTAA
- the recA gene encoding recombinase RecA, producing the protein MAPQAPDREKALELALAQIEKNHGKGSVMRLGDEVRQPISVIPTGSIALDVALGIGGLPRGRIIEIYGPESSGKTTVALHAVANAQAAGGIAAFIDAEHALDPDYAKKLGVDTDALLVSQPDTGEQALEIADMLIRSGAIDIIVIDSVAALVPRAEIEGEMGDSHVGLQARLMSQALRKITGALSNSGTTAIFINQLREKIGVMFGSPETTTGGKALKFYASVRLDVRRIETLKDGTDAVGNRTRCKVVKNKVSPPFKQAEFDILYGKGISREGSLIDMGVDQGFIRKSGSWFTYEGEQLGQGKENARNFLIGNPDVANEIEKKIKEKLGIGAVITDELVDDVLPAPVDF; encoded by the coding sequence ATGGCTCCTCAGGCACCTGATCGCGAGAAGGCCCTCGAACTGGCGCTCGCGCAAATCGAGAAGAACCACGGCAAGGGCTCGGTGATGCGCCTCGGTGACGAGGTACGTCAGCCCATTTCGGTGATTCCGACCGGATCCATCGCCCTGGACGTGGCGTTGGGCATCGGCGGTCTGCCCCGCGGGCGCATCATCGAGATCTACGGTCCGGAGTCCTCGGGTAAGACCACCGTCGCACTGCACGCGGTGGCCAACGCCCAGGCCGCCGGCGGCATCGCGGCGTTCATCGACGCCGAGCACGCACTGGACCCGGATTACGCCAAGAAGCTGGGTGTGGACACCGATGCGCTGCTGGTCAGCCAGCCTGATACCGGTGAGCAGGCACTCGAAATCGCCGACATGCTGATCCGCTCGGGAGCTATCGACATCATCGTCATCGACTCGGTGGCCGCTCTGGTGCCGCGCGCCGAGATCGAGGGCGAGATGGGCGACAGCCACGTCGGCCTGCAGGCCCGGTTGATGAGCCAGGCTTTGCGCAAGATCACCGGCGCGCTGAGCAACTCGGGCACCACCGCGATCTTCATCAACCAGCTGCGCGAGAAGATCGGCGTGATGTTCGGCTCGCCCGAAACGACAACGGGCGGTAAGGCTTTGAAGTTCTACGCCTCGGTGCGCCTGGATGTGCGGCGGATCGAGACGCTCAAGGACGGCACCGACGCGGTAGGCAACCGCACCCGCTGCAAGGTGGTCAAGAACAAGGTGTCGCCGCCGTTCAAGCAGGCCGAATTCGACATCCTCTACGGCAAGGGCATCAGCCGCGAGGGCTCGCTCATCGATATGGGCGTCGACCAGGGCTTCATCCGCAAGTCCGGATCGTGGTTCACCTATGAGGGTGAGCAGCTCGGGCAGGGCAAGGAGAACGCCCGCAACTTCTTGATCGGGAACCCCGATGTGGCCAACGAGATCGAGAAGAAGATCAAGGAAAAGCTCGGGATCGGTGCGGTGATAACCGATGAACTCGTCGATGACGTCCTGCCCGCCCCAGTCGACTTCTGA
- a CDS encoding DUF5313 domain-containing protein, producing MTISTERTKPNLFQLVGYYLGRRLPDSMLDWVRNDLTGPGATRRVMLRVLVPAVLILAPFWLVPTAMWVRASMTVPILIPFIYFSHALNKIWRKHMLRVHQLDPDLIEKLERERNAGKHESYVERFGPRSTL from the coding sequence ATCACGATTAGCACTGAGCGTACGAAACCCAACCTGTTCCAGCTGGTCGGCTACTACTTGGGTAGACGGTTGCCGGACTCGATGCTGGACTGGGTCCGCAACGACCTCACCGGTCCCGGCGCCACCCGGCGCGTCATGCTCCGTGTACTGGTGCCCGCGGTGCTCATCCTCGCCCCGTTCTGGCTGGTGCCGACCGCCATGTGGGTGCGGGCCAGTATGACGGTCCCGATTCTGATCCCGTTCATCTACTTCTCACACGCACTGAACAAGATCTGGCGCAAGCACATGCTGCGGGTACATCAGCTCGATCCCGACCTGATCGAGAAGCTCGAGCGTGAGCGCAACGCCGGCAAGCACGAGTCCTATGTGGAGCGGTTCGGGCCGCGCTCAACGCTCTAG
- the recX gene encoding recombination regulator RecX, translating to MTSCPPQSTSETREEQAHALCLRLLTARPRTRSELAGQLAKRGYPDEIAATILNRLAAVGLIDDADFAEQWVRSRRARAGKGKRALAAELRTKGVDDDVIAAALDGIDAGAERLRAEQLVEQKLRREALTDTDDTKVMRRLVGMLARRGYNQSMAVAVVNEGLAAERDRRRV from the coding sequence ATGACGTCCTGCCCGCCCCAGTCGACTTCTGAGACCCGCGAAGAGCAGGCGCACGCACTGTGCCTGCGCCTGCTCACCGCGCGGCCGCGGACGCGATCTGAACTGGCCGGGCAACTGGCCAAGCGCGGGTACCCCGACGAGATCGCCGCGACGATACTGAATCGACTGGCTGCCGTCGGCCTGATCGACGACGCCGATTTTGCCGAGCAGTGGGTCCGATCGCGACGGGCCCGGGCAGGAAAAGGCAAGCGCGCCTTGGCTGCTGAGCTCCGGACCAAGGGTGTCGACGACGACGTGATCGCCGCGGCCCTCGACGGTATCGACGCCGGTGCCGAGCGGCTACGCGCCGAGCAGTTGGTCGAGCAGAAGCTGCGCCGCGAGGCGCTGACCGACACCGACGACACCAAGGTGATGCGCAGGCTGGTCGGCATGCTGGCGCGCCGCGGCTACAACCAGAGCATGGCCGTCGCGGTGGTCAACGAGGGGTTGGCGGCCGAACGGGACCGCCGGCGGGTTTAG
- a CDS encoding limonene-1,2-epoxide hydrolase family protein — protein sequence MTEQTTNVSSDIDNAHTVEVFLAALQDQDLTTADAQLDDNLVYENVGFPTIRGRARTMKLFRRMEGKGGFEVKIHRIAVNGPAVLTERTDVLAIGPVRLQFWVCGVFEVRNGRITLWRDYFDMFDFTKAIIRGILGAVVPALRPTL from the coding sequence ATGACCGAGCAGACCACCAACGTGAGCTCCGACATCGACAACGCTCATACCGTCGAGGTCTTTCTGGCTGCACTCCAAGACCAGGACCTGACCACCGCCGACGCCCAACTGGACGACAACCTGGTCTACGAGAACGTCGGATTCCCCACCATTCGCGGCCGTGCGCGGACCATGAAGTTGTTCCGCCGGATGGAAGGCAAAGGCGGCTTCGAGGTGAAGATCCACCGCATCGCCGTCAACGGCCCGGCGGTGCTGACCGAACGCACCGATGTGCTGGCGATCGGTCCGGTGCGCCTACAGTTCTGGGTGTGCGGTGTCTTCGAGGTGCGCAACGGCCGAATCACGTTGTGGCGGGACTACTTCGACATGTTCGACTTCACCAAAGCTATCATTCGCGGCATTCTGGGCGCCGTTGTCCCCGCCCTGCGCCCGACTCTGTAG
- a CDS encoding DUF3046 domain-containing protein: protein MRLTEFRELVDAQFGRVRGGSLLVDHVLTQLGGRTAAQAIEDGVEPRDVWRALCADFDVPRDQW from the coding sequence GTGCGGCTGACGGAATTCCGGGAACTGGTCGATGCGCAGTTCGGTCGGGTTCGCGGGGGCTCGCTGCTGGTCGACCACGTGCTGACCCAGCTGGGCGGACGCACCGCCGCGCAGGCCATCGAGGACGGTGTGGAGCCCCGCGACGTGTGGCGGGCGCTGTGCGCGGACTTCGACGTGCCGCGCGACCAGTGGTAG